From the genome of Desulfovibrio sp. JY:
GGCAGAAGCACATCGCGGCCGGCGGCGATGTCCCGGGCCGGGGCGAAGCGCCAGGGGTAGAGGTCGAGCACCCGGCGAGCCGTTGCGTCGTCGATGTCCTCGCCGACGCTGTGGCGAAGAAGCGCCACCGGCGCCAGGGCCTTGCCGAACCGGGCTTCGGCCTCGGACCAGGTCGCCTCGGTGAAGCGGCTCGGATCGGCCCAGAAGGAGAAGAAGCTGAACCGCTCGGCCAGTTCCATGAGCGCCGAGGCTTCGGCTTGCTCGGGAGAAGCGCCCTTGCCCATCTGTTTGCGGGTGGGCATGACGGCCCGGGCCGTTTCGCCGCAAAGACTCATGAAGACCGGGATGCCGAGGCGTCCGGTGTCGATGCGCCGGGTTTCGGCCAGAACCCCGGTCCCAAGGCGCGAAAAGGCGGCCTTGGCCCGGGCCACGGTTTCGCTGGGGGGGCAGATCTTGTCCTGGTCGCGGACGTAGCCCTTGGGCCTTGCTGTCAGGCCGGTGCGGGCGAGAAGGCTTTTATCCATATGCGTTGCGTCCCGGGAAAATGCGCGGCGTCAGATCCGTTTGCGCGGGCGCATGCGGTAGACCTGGCACAGCTTGCGTTCGGGCTGGCCGTTTTCGGGATTTTTTTCCTTGTAGCCGATCACGCGTTCGGCCACCTCGAATTCCTTTTCGGCCGGCCCCAGAAACTTGCTGGCCCGGCGGGTGAAGTCCTTGGCCAGGACCACTTCCGCGTCCTGGGCGCTCCCGATGTGGGCCAGCAGGAACTTGAGCAGCCCCCGGTAGGTGTTTTCCAGGTAAAGCACTTCCGAGCCGAGGATGACGTCGAAGCGCCGGCCGATACGGTCGGCGGAAAAGTCGACCCGGGCCACGTCCGCCCGGTCAGCCAGGCCGTTGTGGAGGATGTTGATTTTGGAAAAAAGCAGGGCGTCGGGGTGGATATCGGTAATGAGGGCGTGAAACCCCTTTGCGGCGGCGAAAAGACCGCAGATGCCGACCCCCGCGCCGAGTTCGATCAGGGTGCGGCCCGGCCCCGGGTCCAGATGGGTGAGGAAATGCCCGAGCAGCATGGAGGCCGGCCAGATTTTGGCCCAGTACGGGAGTTCGATGGGACCGGCTCCGGCACGCTTCGCCAGTCGGTCGATCAGGGCCTCGAGGTCGGCGAGCTGGAGAATCTGCAAGGTGACGCCGCCGATGGTCACGGGTTCGAACCGGACGTCGTAGCGGGCTTTGGCCGCGTCGAGCAATTCGTCAAGGGGTGCGGAAAGGGGGACTTCTTGGCTCACGATGGCTCCCGTTTGGTATGGAAGGCCGCCAATAGCGCAAAAGCCGAAGGCTGGCAAAGAAAAAGGGCCGGCTTTGGGGCCGGCCCTCGGGATGACGAAGTGGAGCGGGAAACGGGATTTGAACCCGCGACTTCAACCTTGGCAAGGTTGCACTCTACCACTGAGTTATTCCCGCTCATGATCGGCTGTGGAGGCGGCATCCGGATTTGAACCGGAGAATGGAGGTTTTGCAGACCTCTGCCTTACCACTTGGCTATGCCGCCTCGTTTCAAAGACCCGTATTTCTACTTGCATCCGGCCCGGTTGTCAAACTTTTTCTCAATCTTTTTTGTCCGGTCCGGAGCGGCGGGGCGGCCGCCGTTGCCGAGGAAGGATTTCTGCCAAATGAGGGCCCCGCCGTCAACCGAAAATGTTCAATGGGGCATGATTAATTCTTAATATACTAAAAATATTGAACTTAATTGAACAAAGAAAAGGCCGTTTCTTCACGGCCCGGCCCGCGCTTTCCCTGGAAGATGTCGGTGGGGGCCGGTCCGGCCGGTCTGGCCGGTCCAGGAAAATAGCCCGCGAGGTCGCGGGAAAGGGGGGGGCGGGCCGTGCGGCCCGCACACCTGGGGCTGGTGGAAAAGGGCAAGGCGGGGAACAGGCGTCGCGTCCGGCCCGCAACGGGACGGAAGAGTCGGGAAGGGACGGCGGGCAGGGAAGCGGCCGCGACCCGGATGCGGGAACGGGACCGATTGTCCTGGCCACAAAAAACGCCGGGGCCTGGCGGTCCCGGCGTTCGGCTGGGGGGACAAAGAAGGCCTAGCCTTCGATAGTGATCTTCTTGGCGGTCTCGGCCGCATCCAGGGGCAACGTGATGGTCAAAACGCCCTTGTCGAAGCGGGCCTTGGCCGCATCTTCCTTCACCTTGCCCGGCAGGGGCACGCTACGGGAAAACGAGCCATAGGCGCGTTCGATGCGGTGGTAGTCGTCCTTTTTCTCTTCGTCCTCGAACTTCTTTTCGCCGCGAAGCACAAGCATGTCGTTTTCAATGGTGATTTCCACATCCTTCGGCTCGATGCCGGGCAACTCCGCCTTGACCGTCACCACGCCGTCGGCTTCGCTGACGTCCACGGCCGGGTAGCCCACGTCCTTGAAGAGATTGGGCAACGCGCCAAAAGGTTCGTTCCAGAAATCCTCCATCAAATCGGCCATGCTCATGGGCCGCTTGGTGGCCAGGGATTTTTCCCGAAGACGCGGCAAAAGACTCTTGAACATAATCCTACCTCCCATCACTATAGGATAGTGTGATTACATTTCAAAATATTGGCACGCGAATCGGTTTTGTCAAGAGAGGACCGCCACGACGGCCGACTGCGCAGCTTGCCCTTTATGCGTGCAAATTCAACGCATCGAGGGCGGCTAGGGCGTCTTTGTGCTCGTACCATTTGTAATGGAACTTGATGTCGTTGCCCATGATGCTGCCCTGGCTGGCCAGATTGAGCTTGCTGCGGATGGAGGTGCCGGATTCCTGACGATGTACGCAGGTCACCGTGCCGCAGTAAAAGACCTTCCAGCCGGCCAGGCACAGTTGCAGGTCGTGGTCCGTGTCGTCGATCTGCGAGGGCGAGTAGCGGATGTCGAAGGCCGGAGCGTCGGCAAGGGAGGCCACCCGCAGCAGGTGCTGGCAGCCCATGACCACGCGGGTTTCCCGGATCACGTCGTACAGGCCGATGTCGTATTGCTGGTAGGGTGTCGGCAGGCTTACCCGGATGGCGTCCTCGTGGGTCAGGGACACGTGGCGGTAGAGGTATTGCAGCAGCCGGTACTGCCCGGGGAAGACGACCTTGCAGCCGACGTTGCCGATGCGGGGATCGGACTCGGCCACGGTCAGCATGTGGGCCAGCCAGTCGGGTTGCAGGTAGACGTCGTCGTCGAGGAAGGCCACGTAGTCGCTTTCCCGGGTCGCCGGCTGGGCCAGCAGCCAGTTGCGGGCCGCCGGTGCGCCGATGTTGACCGGAAGGGTGATGATCTCCACCTCGTTATCCGGGAAAAGGTCCCTGGCCTTTTGGGCGACGGTCAGGCTGTCGTCGCTGCAACCGTTTAACAGCACCTTGATGCGGGCCGGGCCGATGGCGCAGCGCGACAGGCTCTCCAGGGTCTCGCCAAGGGTTTTGGCCTTGTTGAAGCTGTAGAGATAGATGCACACGCGTTTGGTGTGCACGAGATCGTGGTTGGGCTGGAAGGGCTGGCGCAGAGCGTCCAGGCGCAGGGCGTAGGGGCGTTGCCGCGGGTCGAGGGCAAAGGCCCGCTCGTAAAGGGCCATGGCCCCGTCGAGGTCCCCGGCCCGGCGCAGCATCTCCGCCGCCCGGCTCAGGGTGAAGGGGTCGTCCGCCTGTCCCTTGACCTGTTCCCACAGCGGCAGGGCGGCCGCGTCGTTACCGAGCCCGGCGTGGTGGTTGAAGAGCTTTTTTTGCCACAGCGGCGTGAGCACCTTGGGGCAACGGAAGGCGTCGAGAGCCTCGCACGGGGGCTTTCCTTCAAAATAGTCCAGGTGCAACAACATGTTGGCGTACAGCACGGCCATGGGATGGCGCGAGAGGATATTGACGCAGATGGAGCGGATTTCCGGCCCCTGATGCTTGAGCGATGCCTTGCGGATCTCGCTGAAAAGCCCGGGCTCGACGTGGGTGCCTTCGAGGACCTTGACCAGACTGCCCGCGTTGGGGGTGATGCCGGAAGCAACGGCGATGCCCAGGATATTGGTGTCGAAATTGTCGAGCTGCACGGCGGAGCGGATAGCGTGTTCCAGAAGCCCTCGGGCCTCGTCGGTGAGGTCTTTTTGGGGTTCGGCCAAAAATCTGTTGATGCAGCACACCGACATGGGGATGTCGACCTGGAACGTGTCGAGGAAATTTTTGTAATAGCGACAGGCCTGTTCCAGGTTCAGGACGGCCAGTTCACCGCCGATGCCGACGAGTTTTTCCGTTGCGCCCTGCGCCATGGTGCCTCCAAAGATTGCGTTGCAGCGGGTTTACGGCCGGGATTGGGGGGCCCTGGTTGTGGCTTAGGGCGACCGGCCTCGGGGAATAATGCCAATAAAATGCCTGGGACGCCGCGGTTATGGCTGCTGCTTGCCCGTGAGCAGGGAAAGGAGTTTCCAGCCATAATCCGACAGGTCCCCTTCGGTATCGGCCAGGAGCACCACCGCCGCCTGATCCTCGGGCGACATGAGCACCAAGGCGAAATAGCCGCCCGAGCGCCCGGCGTGCAGCACGTATTCCTTGCCGCCGAAATTCATCACGTTCCAGAAAAGCCCGATATAGAGCGTGGGAATCGAATTGACGTGCTTGCGCGGCAGCTGGGCCAGCTTCATGGACGGCAGAAGCGGCGTGGGCGTGATCCCGGTTTCGGCCGCGGCATAGGCGAGCAGATCGTTGGCCGTGGAGCGAAACGCCCCGGCCCCCTCGAGCCCCGTCACCTGCCAGTTGGGCAGGATATTGCCCGCGGCGTCGTGGCCGTGGGTCATGCGAGCCGCCTGGTCCTTGGAAAGCGTGATGGTCGTGTCGTGCATGAAAAGCGGATCGCAGAGCCGCGTTTTGACCAGCCGCTCGTAGTCCGTGTCCCACAAGCGGGCCAGCAGGTAGCCGGTGAGCCCCGCCCCGGTATTGCTGTAATAGAACTCCCGGCCGATGGGCGCGATGAGCTTGGCCGTTTTGAGGTAGTCCAGCAGCCTGGCCGTCGAATAGCCGGCCAGGGGGTTGTGGGAATCCTTGCTTGGCAGGTTGTCCGGCGCTTCGGGCAGGCCCGAGGTGTGGGTGGCCAGGTCCAGGAAACTGATCCAGTACAGCGGCGATTCCTTGGTGATGATCCCGGGCGGCAGATAGAGCCGTATGGGGTCGGTTGCGCGCACCCGGCCTTCCATGATCGCCTGGGCCAGCATTTCGCCGGTGAAGGTCTTGGTGATGGAGCCGATCTCGAAAAGCGTGCGTCCGTCCGGGGGACGGGAAAGGCGGCCTTCGCCGCCATGGCCGAAGCCATAAACGACCCGGCCGGTCGCATCGAGAAAACCGACAGCCAGCCCGTGGACCTTGCCGGTGCGGGTGAGCGTTCCCACTACCCGGGACACGGCCGTTTTCGTCGGCAGGCGGTTGGCGGCGATGGCCCGGCCGGGCAGGATGATCAGGGCC
Proteins encoded in this window:
- a CDS encoding Hsp20/alpha crystallin family protein, giving the protein MFKSLLPRLREKSLATKRPMSMADLMEDFWNEPFGALPNLFKDVGYPAVDVSEADGVVTVKAELPGIEPKDVEITIENDMLVLRGEKKFEDEEKKDDYHRIERAYGSFSRSVPLPGKVKEDAAKARFDKGVLTITLPLDAAETAKKITIEG
- a CDS encoding glycosyltransferase, producing MAQGATEKLVGIGGELAVLNLEQACRYYKNFLDTFQVDIPMSVCCINRFLAEPQKDLTDEARGLLEHAIRSAVQLDNFDTNILGIAVASGITPNAGSLVKVLEGTHVEPGLFSEIRKASLKHQGPEIRSICVNILSRHPMAVLYANMLLHLDYFEGKPPCEALDAFRCPKVLTPLWQKKLFNHHAGLGNDAAALPLWEQVKGQADDPFTLSRAAEMLRRAGDLDGAMALYERAFALDPRQRPYALRLDALRQPFQPNHDLVHTKRVCIYLYSFNKAKTLGETLESLSRCAIGPARIKVLLNGCSDDSLTVAQKARDLFPDNEVEIITLPVNIGAPAARNWLLAQPATRESDYVAFLDDDVYLQPDWLAHMLTVAESDPRIGNVGCKVVFPGQYRLLQYLYRHVSLTHEDAIRVSLPTPYQQYDIGLYDVIRETRVVMGCQHLLRVASLADAPAFDIRYSPSQIDDTDHDLQLCLAGWKVFYCGTVTCVHRQESGTSIRSKLNLASQGSIMGNDIKFHYKWYEHKDALAALDALNLHA
- a CDS encoding methyltransferase, whose translation is MSQEVPLSAPLDELLDAAKARYDVRFEPVTIGGVTLQILQLADLEALIDRLAKRAGAGPIELPYWAKIWPASMLLGHFLTHLDPGPGRTLIELGAGVGICGLFAAAKGFHALITDIHPDALLFSKINILHNGLADRADVARVDFSADRIGRRFDVILGSEVLYLENTYRGLLKFLLAHIGSAQDAEVVLAKDFTRRASKFLGPAEKEFEVAERVIGYKEKNPENGQPERKLCQVYRMRPRKRI
- a CDS encoding beta-lactamase family protein is translated as MRPAFPLVLILLALALIILPGRAIAANRLPTKTAVSRVVGTLTRTGKVHGLAVGFLDATGRVVYGFGHGGEGRLSRPPDGRTLFEIGSITKTFTGEMLAQAIMEGRVRATDPIRLYLPPGIITKESPLYWISFLDLATHTSGLPEAPDNLPSKDSHNPLAGYSTARLLDYLKTAKLIAPIGREFYYSNTGAGLTGYLLARLWDTDYERLVKTRLCDPLFMHDTTITLSKDQAARMTHGHDAAGNILPNWQVTGLEGAGAFRSTANDLLAYAAAETGITPTPLLPSMKLAQLPRKHVNSIPTLYIGLFWNVMNFGGKEYVLHAGRSGGYFALVLMSPEDQAAVVLLADTEGDLSDYGWKLLSLLTGKQQP